The following are encoded in a window of Paenibacillaceae bacterium GAS479 genomic DNA:
- a CDS encoding DNA-binding transcriptional regulator, LysR family: protein MELTCLRSFREVAICGSYTKAAEQLGYAQSSVTAQIQKLEEAYGAVLLERRGRSMGLTDAGEKLLVYSNEILRLHAESLEAVSSASGGSLSIGSIETLASFFLPSYMQAFRSSHPQASMTLLPGNEPELIREVKAGTLDAAFILDPPFRDSDLVVTMLREEQLVLVCPAEHRLADLCLASVSDLAGESLVLTENGCTYRAHLLRRLKETGTEARISCELGSIEAIKQCVQRGLGIALLPAIAVQKEVEAGQLAVVKLEDESFQFFIQLVYNRKRWLSPGFRSFLESFGIREATGS, encoded by the coding sequence ATGGAGCTTACCTGTCTGCGCAGCTTCCGCGAGGTAGCCATATGCGGCAGTTATACAAAGGCTGCCGAGCAGCTTGGCTACGCGCAGTCCAGCGTAACGGCGCAGATCCAGAAGCTGGAGGAGGCTTATGGTGCCGTCCTTTTGGAAAGGCGTGGAAGATCGATGGGGCTTACTGATGCAGGAGAGAAGCTGCTGGTGTATTCCAATGAGATTTTGCGGCTGCATGCCGAATCGCTGGAAGCTGTATCATCCGCTTCGGGCGGCAGCCTGTCGATCGGCTCCATTGAGACGCTGGCTTCCTTTTTCCTACCCTCTTATATGCAGGCGTTCAGGTCTTCTCATCCTCAAGCTTCTATGACGCTGCTTCCCGGCAACGAGCCGGAGCTTATCCGGGAAGTTAAAGCAGGCACGCTTGATGCTGCCTTCATCCTTGATCCTCCGTTTAGGGATTCGGATTTAGTAGTGACGATGCTCCGCGAAGAGCAACTGGTGCTGGTTTGTCCTGCAGAGCATCGACTTGCTGATCTATGCTTAGCTTCCGTGTCGGATCTGGCGGGAGAATCATTGGTGCTCACCGAGAACGGTTGTACTTATCGTGCTCATTTGCTGCGGCGTTTGAAAGAAACGGGCACGGAGGCACGAATTTCCTGCGAACTTGGCAGCATCGAAGCAATCAAGCAATGCGTCCAGCGTGGGCTGGGAATTGCGCTGCTTCCGGCAATTGCGGTACAAAAAGAGGTTGAAGCCGGTCAATTGGCAGTTGTGAAGCTGGAGGATGAGTCGTTCCAGTTTTTCATTCAGCTCGTTTATAACCGTAAAAGATGGCTGTCTCCTGGATTTCGCAGCTTTCTGGAAAGCTTCGGTATCCGGGAAGCTACGGGATCGTAG
- a CDS encoding Rhodanese-related sulfurtransferase: MTDSFVLETPAAEPEAAARHYLAKLSVETDTSDVRHDQLSGQDDFLLLDVRASGAYEDCHAAGALNMPYREISPESTADWSKDRLIVVYCWSPACNGGAKAALRLSELGFQVKEMLGGIEYWRREGFPVEGSSIAAAPLVG; encoded by the coding sequence ATGACCGATTCTTTCGTACTGGAAACACCTGCTGCCGAGCCGGAAGCGGCTGCCCGCCATTATCTTGCCAAGCTATCCGTAGAGACCGATACGTCGGATGTCCGTCACGATCAGCTGAGCGGTCAAGATGATTTCCTGCTGCTGGATGTGCGCGCATCCGGCGCTTATGAGGATTGCCATGCTGCGGGCGCGTTGAACATGCCTTACCGCGAGATCAGCCCGGAATCCACGGCCGATTGGTCCAAGGATCGACTCATTGTTGTTTACTGCTGGAGTCCTGCCTGCAATGGAGGGGCCAAAGCCGCTCTGCGGCTTTCAGAGCTAGGCTTTCAGGTAAAGGAAATGCTGGGCGGAATTGAGTATTGGCGCCGAGAGGGGTTTCCGGTGGAAGGCTCCAGCATAGCCGCAGCTCCGCTCGTAGGCTGA
- a CDS encoding Predicted nucleic-acid-binding protein, contains Zn-ribbon domain, with amino-acid sequence MSYKNAEIDCPWCGEAVVLDGTICPDCRHEVLPEHLKQQESGDVEDDVDDVDALAAESAEPPDPWTEVENPEAYLLSKFICRGCGGSEASAEEVAMTGTGLSKIMDLQHNHYLFVSCLNCGLVDVYDPDVLLRRASGTTSNILDLFF; translated from the coding sequence ATGTCTTACAAGAACGCCGAGATCGACTGCCCCTGGTGTGGAGAGGCAGTCGTGCTGGATGGGACGATTTGTCCCGATTGCCGTCATGAGGTGCTGCCGGAGCATTTGAAGCAGCAGGAAAGCGGCGACGTTGAAGATGATGTAGACGATGTAGATGCTTTAGCAGCTGAAAGTGCTGAACCTCCAGATCCATGGACAGAGGTAGAGAATCCGGAAGCTTACCTTTTAAGCAAATTTATTTGCCGGGGATGCGGCGGCAGCGAGGCATCAGCCGAGGAGGTTGCCATGACAGGAACTGGTCTCAGCAAAATCATGGATTTGCAGCATAACCATTATCTTTTTGTGAGCTGTCTCAATTGCGGCTTAGTCGACGTATACGATCCAGATGTGCTGCTGCGTCGTGCTTCTGGCACGACTTCGAATATTCTCGACCTGTTCTTTTAA
- a CDS encoding Pimeloyl-ACP methyl ester carboxylesterase, which yields MAQSKQQLECKETTPNEIRPFRIEIPQADLEDLRERLVHTRWPAQLPGAGWNRGIPVTYLKNLTEYWQTDYNWRENEAKLNEFPQFITEIDGQIIHFLHVRSPEPNALPLIITHSWPNSVVEFMKIIGPLTNPRAHGGDPDKAFHVVAPSIPGFAFSQFSEPADETPWNIARVARTWAELMRRLGYDRYGAHGNDAGALVSPELAVMDSEHMIGVHITGGLGIPTGDPDELEDLTEKDRVELEQMTELFAGGSGYASYLTHRPQTLSYGFNDSPVAQLAYLVERFKEFDGWPGAGFEPPSEPIDKDQLLTNATLYWLTRTAGSSSWTYYEGAAGLPIDQTKVPTGVSHGGGPVFRRLAERKNKVVHWSDNKSGSHMVAMAEPESLVHDIREFFSKLR from the coding sequence ATGGCTCAATCCAAACAACAACTGGAATGTAAAGAAACTACGCCCAACGAGATCCGGCCGTTCCGCATCGAAATTCCCCAGGCAGACCTTGAAGATCTGCGAGAACGACTTGTCCATACCCGTTGGCCCGCCCAATTGCCCGGGGCCGGGTGGAACCGTGGGATACCGGTTACTTATCTTAAAAATCTTACTGAGTACTGGCAGACCGATTATAACTGGCGTGAAAACGAGGCCAAGCTCAATGAATTTCCACAATTCATTACGGAGATCGATGGACAGATTATCCACTTCCTACATGTAAGGTCGCCCGAACCTAACGCTCTTCCATTGATTATCACGCACAGCTGGCCGAACTCAGTCGTCGAATTCATGAAAATAATAGGTCCGCTGACTAATCCAAGGGCACACGGCGGAGATCCGGACAAGGCTTTCCATGTGGTTGCGCCTTCTATCCCCGGATTTGCCTTTTCGCAGTTTTCCGAGCCAGCTGACGAAACACCATGGAATATCGCGCGAGTCGCCCGAACATGGGCAGAACTGATGCGGAGACTAGGATACGATCGCTATGGTGCTCACGGCAATGACGCGGGTGCATTGGTCTCCCCGGAACTCGCAGTCATGGATTCTGAGCATATGATCGGTGTGCACATTACCGGTGGGCTAGGCATCCCTACAGGCGATCCCGACGAACTGGAGGATCTGACAGAGAAGGACCGTGTAGAATTAGAACAAATGACAGAACTTTTCGCCGGGGGAAGTGGCTATGCCTCGTATCTTACCCATCGACCACAAACGCTCAGTTACGGGTTTAATGATTCTCCAGTCGCTCAACTAGCCTACCTTGTAGAAAGGTTCAAAGAGTTCGATGGTTGGCCGGGTGCCGGATTTGAACCGCCTAGCGAACCCATCGACAAAGATCAACTGCTCACGAATGCGACATTATACTGGCTGACAAGGACAGCAGGGTCCTCGTCTTGGACTTACTATGAAGGTGCTGCAGGCTTGCCAATTGATCAAACCAAAGTGCCGACTGGAGTTTCCCATGGAGGAGGTCCTGTATTCCGTCGCCTGGCCGAACGAAAGAACAAAGTCGTTCACTGGTCGGATAATAAAAGCGGCAGCCATATGGTTGCTATGGCAGAACCGGAATCACTCGTTCATGATATCAGGGAGTTCTTTAGTAAGCTACGCTAG
- a CDS encoding excinuclease ABC subunit A, protein MIDTIRIRGAKENNLKNIDVDIPKYKLIVVTGPSGSGKSTLALDILQRECQRQYMESSGLSGESIPKPKVASITGLSPAIAVGQHAANRNPRSTVGTVTDL, encoded by the coding sequence ATGATTGATACGATCCGCATCCGCGGAGCCAAGGAAAACAACTTGAAAAACATTGATGTTGATATTCCGAAGTATAAACTTATTGTTGTGACGGGACCATCAGGTTCTGGTAAATCGACACTTGCGCTCGATATTCTTCAGCGGGAATGTCAGCGCCAGTACATGGAATCAAGCGGCCTGTCGGGAGAATCGATTCCGAAGCCGAAGGTCGCATCAATCACAGGTTTGTCTCCAGCCATTGCAGTTGGACAGCATGCAGCGAACCGCAATCCGAGATCGACGGTTGGTACGGTGACTGATCTTTAG
- a CDS encoding excinuclease ABC subunit A, translating to MMGAPENGASEIACPSCGEIHRALGKADYSYNTPSGACKSCSGLGSIVDIDIEAVFDRSKSIRGVAVAFWFEALAEYNASILAAAGKHYGLPMNTSQPVGEYSQAEWDLLLYGVENPEFSRHFPDQPLPKSVGKGRFKGVLTGMWQRYREKDGQSGEAVFFRSMPCTDCRSERLNPVSRSVTAYGRTLPELSRISLWELSAWLQEPYLLSVDSQDDLLAAVLHDMMVKVRRIEDVGLGYLTLNRQSVSLSGGEAQRLRLATILGSGLTGVLYLLDEPTTGLHAKDTAGLVQVIKELRDLGNTVLLIGII from the coding sequence ATGATGGGCGCCCCAGAAAATGGGGCCTCCGAGATCGCTTGCCCGTCATGTGGTGAAATTCATCGTGCTCTCGGAAAAGCGGATTATTCTTATAACACCCCGTCAGGCGCATGCAAAAGCTGCAGCGGACTAGGAAGCATTGTCGATATTGATATTGAAGCGGTGTTTGATCGGAGCAAAAGTATTCGCGGCGTCGCTGTAGCGTTCTGGTTTGAAGCGTTGGCGGAATACAATGCCTCCATTCTAGCGGCAGCAGGCAAACATTACGGACTGCCGATGAATACTTCTCAGCCAGTAGGCGAGTACAGCCAGGCGGAATGGGATCTTCTCCTTTATGGAGTGGAGAACCCGGAGTTCTCCCGACACTTCCCCGATCAGCCGCTTCCGAAATCGGTTGGTAAAGGTCGCTTTAAAGGCGTTCTGACCGGAATGTGGCAACGTTACAGGGAGAAGGACGGCCAGTCCGGCGAGGCCGTCTTTTTCCGGAGTATGCCTTGCACAGATTGCCGGAGTGAACGGCTGAACCCGGTGAGCCGATCCGTGACCGCCTACGGCCGAACACTTCCTGAGCTGTCTCGAATATCGCTGTGGGAACTGTCGGCCTGGCTTCAAGAGCCGTATCTCCTGTCCGTAGATAGTCAAGATGATCTGCTTGCGGCGGTACTGCATGACATGATGGTCAAAGTTCGTCGCATCGAGGATGTCGGCCTTGGTTATTTGACGCTCAATCGTCAGTCGGTATCGTTGTCAGGGGGAGAAGCACAGAGGCTTCGATTGGCAACGATATTAGGTTCAGGATTAACCGGCGTACTCTATCTGCTTGACGAACCGACGACGGGGCTGCATGCCAAAGATACAGCTGGGCTCGTGCAAGTGATCAAGGAACTGCGGGATCTCGGTAATACAGTGCTGCTGATCGGCATAATTTGA
- a CDS encoding excinuclease ABC subunit A, whose amino-acid sequence MKGITASFPLGCLTAVSGVSGSGKSTLVFDLLASAVPGQGSFRNIEGCAQISGMERVDSLITVDQSPLSRMQRSSVSTYMDLFALLRKAYAALPEAKSRKLVEKHFSFNTPGGRCDRCEGLGQVTVDMHFLSHLQVVCPECRGKRFKPEVLEVRYKERAISDFLELSLEESQPLLQENKKMSALLQLLADIGLGYLQWGQSVTTLSGGEGQRLKLAKELSAPAKGHTLYLLDEPSSGLHPIDVEKLHLLLSRLVDAAIRSLWLSIIQS is encoded by the coding sequence TTGAAGGGGATTACGGCTTCTTTTCCACTCGGCTGTTTAACGGCAGTATCCGGAGTATCTGGTTCTGGGAAATCTACACTCGTATTCGATCTGCTCGCCTCCGCTGTGCCTGGGCAGGGCTCATTCCGCAACATTGAGGGCTGCGCACAGATCAGCGGTATGGAACGAGTAGACAGCTTGATCACCGTTGATCAGAGCCCGCTCTCCCGTATGCAGCGTTCAAGCGTTTCCACTTATATGGATTTGTTCGCCTTGCTCCGCAAAGCTTATGCCGCACTGCCTGAAGCAAAAAGTCGGAAGCTAGTGGAGAAGCATTTCTCCTTTAATACACCAGGAGGACGCTGCGACCGTTGCGAAGGTTTGGGCCAGGTGACCGTTGATATGCATTTCCTGTCCCACCTGCAAGTCGTCTGCCCGGAATGCAGGGGCAAACGTTTCAAGCCCGAGGTGCTGGAAGTACGCTATAAGGAACGCGCCATCTCTGACTTCCTCGAGCTCAGTCTGGAGGAAAGCCAGCCGTTGCTGCAGGAGAACAAAAAGATGAGCGCTCTGCTTCAGCTGCTCGCTGACATTGGTCTCGGCTATTTGCAGTGGGGCCAATCCGTCACGACGTTGTCCGGCGGAGAGGGCCAGCGGCTTAAGCTGGCTAAAGAGCTCAGTGCTCCGGCGAAGGGCCACACGCTGTATTTGCTCGATGAACCTTCAAGCGGCTTGCATCCTATCGATGTCGAGAAGCTGCATCTGCTGCTCAGCCGACTTGTCGATGCTGCAATACGGTCGTTATGGTTGAGCATAATACAGAGCTGA
- a CDS encoding transporter family-2 protein has protein sequence MKGLLAALAAGFFITLQGVANTRISGALGTWQAAAMTQLTGFVGALLLALFLRSWQPSKLLQVKPVYGIGGALGAFIIFGNVTAIQQIGITLTTALVLLGQLGLTFLIEWRGWIGVPKTRMGTAQVAGIILMAGGVLLLSI, from the coding sequence ATGAAGGGCTTGTTGGCTGCGTTGGCAGCCGGATTTTTTATTACGCTGCAGGGAGTGGCGAATACTCGCATCAGCGGAGCGCTGGGAACATGGCAGGCAGCGGCAATGACTCAGCTGACGGGTTTTGTCGGCGCGCTATTGCTGGCCTTGTTTTTACGAAGTTGGCAGCCGAGCAAGCTGCTACAGGTAAAGCCGGTATACGGGATTGGCGGGGCTTTGGGGGCTTTTATTATTTTTGGCAATGTGACGGCTATTCAGCAAATTGGGATTACGCTGACAACCGCGCTCGTCCTGCTTGGCCAGCTTGGATTAACGTTTCTGATCGAATGGAGAGGCTGGATCGGGGTTCCTAAAACCCGGATGGGAACTGCGCAGGTTGCAGGCATTATACTGATGGCAGGCGGAGTACTACTGTTATCCATCTAG
- a CDS encoding cAMP-binding domain of CRP or a regulatory subunit of cAMP-dependent protein kinases → MKIKDESEVISAYMHAFELESIFPVELIAKAELVKYGRGDTIMTQGEVASSLLILVEGKIKVFNTISDGKSLILSFLNPLEVIGDIEYAQRGMELMNTVEAVTPVTGIRFSYRQLDLHVQEQAPFLRFLLGIITRKFKIKNNSLSFNLLYPVEVRLASYLLSVISAGSDEDGQPAARLEAGALRDAANLIGTSYRHLNRVLVQFAADGLIERKRSSIAIRDREALSALAGDNIYELSTGGI, encoded by the coding sequence GTGAAGATAAAGGATGAGTCGGAAGTGATTTCAGCCTATATGCACGCTTTTGAACTGGAATCTATATTTCCGGTGGAGTTGATAGCAAAGGCGGAGCTAGTCAAGTATGGCAGGGGCGATACGATAATGACCCAAGGGGAGGTAGCTTCCAGTCTACTCATCCTTGTGGAGGGGAAAATCAAGGTATTCAATACGATTTCGGATGGCAAATCCCTGATCCTATCTTTTTTGAACCCATTGGAGGTCATTGGAGATATCGAGTATGCGCAGCGCGGCATGGAACTGATGAACACAGTTGAAGCCGTAACACCGGTCACGGGAATCCGCTTCTCTTACCGGCAGCTGGATTTGCATGTACAGGAGCAAGCTCCTTTTCTTCGCTTCCTACTAGGGATCATCACACGAAAATTCAAAATTAAAAACAATTCGCTCAGCTTTAACCTGCTTTATCCGGTCGAGGTGAGGCTAGCCAGCTACTTGTTATCGGTCATCAGCGCAGGTTCAGATGAGGATGGACAGCCTGCCGCCAGGCTCGAAGCCGGGGCGCTCCGCGATGCAGCTAATCTGATCGGAACCAGTTACCGCCATCTGAATCGGGTGCTCGTGCAATTCGCGGCCGACGGCTTGATCGAGCGCAAGCGCTCCAGCATCGCGATCAGGGATAGGGAAGCGCTCTCTGCACTTGCTGGCGACAATATTTACGAATTGAGTACGGGGGGCATCTAA
- a CDS encoding transporter family-2 protein, producing the protein MAGMLWALAAGLLLSLQNLFNYKVDEKAGMWTTTTLILGMGFLASFMLGLGFEGSGLWQLQGMEVWHGFSGLIGIGVVTCLVQGVKRLGATYAISIVLCSQLAFAMIWDTFGWFGLEAVPLDPTKLAGVLVLAAGILVFKLGKGKKVEAPSSIAASSSEF; encoded by the coding sequence ATGGCTGGAATGCTATGGGCTTTGGCAGCAGGTTTGTTGCTCAGCCTGCAGAATCTATTTAACTATAAGGTCGATGAGAAGGCTGGCATGTGGACAACAACAACGCTTATCCTTGGGATGGGTTTTCTTGCGTCATTCATGTTGGGATTAGGTTTTGAAGGGTCTGGGCTTTGGCAGCTTCAGGGGATGGAGGTATGGCATGGCTTCAGCGGGTTAATCGGGATCGGCGTTGTGACCTGCTTAGTACAGGGTGTAAAACGTCTAGGTGCAACGTATGCGATAAGCATTGTGCTCTGTTCCCAGCTGGCGTTCGCGATGATCTGGGATACTTTCGGATGGTTCGGACTCGAAGCCGTTCCACTGGATCCAACCAAGCTAGCCGGAGTACTTGTACTGGCGGCGGGCATTCTCGTGTTCAAGCTGGGTAAGGGCAAAAAAGTGGAGGCGCCAAGCTCTATTGCTGCTTCTTCATCTGAGTTTTAA
- a CDS encoding AAA domain-containing protein — protein sequence MKRLAIITVGKTHSGKTTFAKTLEQNLPNSVVIDQDNHAEFINTYYRKLLSQDGPNTLKSAISQNIVNYAVNETNYHLILCNANRNRVGRMMLLNRLHQDGFFTVIVYFDIPDSVLNSRIAISQRSKAIFRSASSFEEVLYRQQAESQNDDMSPPAENEADRLFVIKDGSQINSIIDEICRPR from the coding sequence GTGAAAAGATTAGCTATTATTACAGTGGGCAAGACACACAGTGGCAAAACTACATTTGCCAAAACATTAGAACAGAATTTGCCTAACTCTGTTGTGATTGATCAGGATAATCATGCTGAGTTTATAAATACATACTACAGAAAACTGTTGTCTCAAGACGGCCCCAACACGCTGAAAAGTGCTATTTCTCAAAATATTGTCAACTATGCTGTCAACGAGACAAATTATCATCTAATTTTATGTAATGCCAATCGTAATCGCGTTGGACGAATGATGTTACTTAATCGACTTCATCAAGATGGGTTTTTCACTGTGATTGTTTATTTTGATATTCCTGACTCTGTCCTTAATTCTCGAATCGCCATCAGTCAGCGTAGTAAAGCCATTTTCAGGAGTGCTTCAAGTTTCGAAGAGGTGCTTTATCGGCAACAGGCGGAATCTCAGAATGACGATATGTCTCCACCAGCCGAGAACGAAGCAGACCGCTTATTTGTCATCAAGGACGGTAGTCAAATTAATTCCATTATTGATGAGATTTGTCGACCGCGATGA
- a CDS encoding RNA polymerase sigma-70 factor, ECF subfamily: protein MNDKELLPWLEKATLGDESAFQLVYQATHQDVYRTVAFLVYNKQDTEDIVNEVYMRMWRSFHNYDPNRSFRFWLHGITVRQVQDWKRKAWRRIRLFERTRQMSCEQFDWTDRAVLQSEMQHELFSLVRQLSYKLRVVVILRYFHDYALEEIADMLQIPVGTVKSRHHLALKELRKRVGMTGGDAYVH, encoded by the coding sequence ATGAATGATAAAGAGTTACTTCCGTGGCTTGAAAAAGCGACGTTAGGCGACGAGTCGGCCTTTCAGCTTGTCTATCAGGCGACTCATCAAGACGTCTATCGGACGGTTGCTTTTCTTGTCTACAACAAACAGGATACTGAAGATATTGTGAATGAAGTTTACATGCGCATGTGGCGGTCGTTTCACAATTACGATCCGAACAGGTCGTTCCGGTTTTGGCTGCACGGAATCACTGTCCGTCAAGTCCAAGATTGGAAAAGAAAAGCCTGGCGGCGAATTCGGCTCTTTGAACGAACCCGCCAGATGTCTTGCGAACAGTTCGACTGGACGGACAGGGCTGTCTTGCAGTCCGAAATGCAGCATGAGCTATTCAGTCTTGTTCGACAGTTGTCGTACAAACTTCGTGTGGTGGTCATCCTGCGCTATTTTCACGACTATGCTCTGGAAGAAATCGCAGACATGCTGCAGATCCCCGTTGGCACAGTGAAATCCAGGCATCATCTGGCACTGAAAGAACTCCGGAAACGAGTCGGAATGACGGGAGGAGACGCGTATGTCCATTGA
- a CDS encoding transcriptional regulator, PadR family, with translation MLENLTEMLKGALEGCVLEIISRKETYGYEITRQLNTLGFTEVVEGTVYTILIRLEKNKLVEITKKPSDMGPPRKFFVLNDAGRKELKRFWEKWDFVSLKIKELKEGIK, from the coding sequence GTGCTGGAGAATCTAACGGAAATGCTCAAAGGGGCGCTTGAGGGCTGTGTTCTTGAAATAATAAGCCGCAAAGAAACCTATGGTTACGAAATCACGCGGCAGTTGAACACCCTCGGATTCACAGAGGTTGTGGAAGGAACGGTGTACACTATCCTGATCCGACTTGAAAAAAACAAATTGGTGGAGATCACCAAGAAGCCTTCCGACATGGGACCGCCGCGCAAGTTTTTCGTGCTCAATGACGCGGGGCGCAAGGAACTAAAGAGGTTTTGGGAAAAATGGGATTTTGTATCATTAAAAATTAAAGAGTTAAAGGAGGGCATAAAATGA
- a CDS encoding DNA-binding ferritin-like protein (Dps family), which translates to MNFWERITGSEINKEMKAFELRAKKLPADYRAAWEQINTNLWPHSDFTGRNLMPILDGVLGLLEETAADGQSVQEVLGDDIKGFCSALAGEEGAKSYRDKWREQLNHNIAKKLGK; encoded by the coding sequence ATGAATTTTTGGGAAAGAATCACTGGAAGCGAAATAAATAAAGAAATGAAAGCTTTTGAATTGCGAGCCAAAAAGCTGCCCGCTGATTATCGAGCGGCATGGGAACAAATTAATACCAATCTTTGGCCGCACTCCGATTTCACCGGTCGCAACCTCATGCCAATTCTTGACGGTGTGCTTGGGCTGCTCGAAGAAACGGCGGCGGACGGTCAGAGTGTCCAAGAGGTTTTGGGTGACGATATTAAAGGCTTCTGTTCAGCACTGGCTGGCGAAGAAGGGGCAAAGTCTTATCGCGACAAGTGGCGTGAGCAACTCAATCATAATATCGCTAAAAAATTAGGTAAATAG
- a CDS encoding DNA-binding ferritin-like protein (Dps family), with the protein MRIQDIIQGKKEWRAHVARVKALPQDYQIVYKEIQKYLFKVGPVELTDGMGLLSGIVDFFEEGAALGKGVLEVTGNDVAAFCDELIKDSKTYADIYQQSVNQKVNKAIRKGTDNTI; encoded by the coding sequence ATGAGAATACAAGATATTATCCAAGGCAAAAAAGAGTGGCGAGCGCATGTGGCGCGTGTCAAAGCACTCCCGCAAGATTATCAGATTGTTTACAAAGAGATTCAAAAATATCTTTTTAAGGTCGGCCCTGTTGAGCTAACTGATGGGATGGGTTTGCTCTCGGGGATTGTCGATTTTTTTGAAGAGGGTGCGGCATTGGGAAAAGGTGTGCTTGAAGTGACGGGCAATGACGTAGCTGCTTTTTGCGACGAATTAATCAAAGATTCAAAAACTTACGCTGACATCTATCAACAATCTGTTAACCAAAAAGTTAACAAGGCTATAAGGAAGGGGACGGATAATACAATTTAA